The Brachyspira hyodysenteriae ATCC 27164 sequence TAATAATATTCATAGGTATGGGTTCTGCTTTATATATTTACTTCCATTTCAAAACTACATTACCTGAAAATGTTAATGGTAATGCTATACTTCCTTATTTCGTTGTAAATGCTTTACCTGTTGGTATATCTGGACTTGTAATAGCTGCTATATTTGCTGCTGCTCAATCTACAGTATCATCTAGTTTGAACTCTGTTTCTACTTGTATGACTGCTGATATATTAGAATATCTTAAACCTGGAATGGAAGATGCTTCTAAATTAAAATTTGCTAGATTATCAAGCTGGATAGTAGGTATATTCAGTACTTTACTTGCCATTTACTTCATATTTAATGGTCAAGGTGATATGTTCTTATATTTCCAAGCTATAACAGGTCTTTTAGGCGGTCCTATAGCTGCTGTATTCTTGGTAGGTATATTCTTTGATAAAGTTGAAAGTAAAGCTGTATGGGTTGGATTTGCTCTTTCTGTTATAGTAGCATTCTATGTAAGTGATCCTGCTGGTATGCTTACTAAATTTATACCTGGATATGCTAAACCAAAAATCTTTGAGTTTATGATTTCATTCATAATCATAGGTATTGGTGTAGTTGGTTCTTTATTAGCTTCTTTTGCTTTTGGAAAACCATCTGCAGAAAAAATAAAAGGTTTAACTTATTCTACTACTATTAAAAATCAAAAATAATATAAAGTAGAATTATTATAAGGAAATAAAAAATGAAAAAAATTGGTTTAATATTATTATTTATATTTACTATATTTGCTTTAAGCTGTTCAACTAATACTGCATCTTCATCATCAAATGCTAATGTATTAGATTCAAAAGTTGATAAAAAAATAGTTTGGGAAATGGGCGGACATTTACCTGCTCAAACAGGAATGGAAAAAAACATTGGTACTGCCGGAGTTTTATATGGTTCTTTAGGCGGTAAATATATAGTTGTTGGCGGCGGTGCTAATTTCCCTGAAGAGTCTGTACTTAATGGCGGAGCTAAAAAAACTTATTCTGATATTTACATGCTTGAAGATAAAAACGGCGTATTAGAAGTTGTTGAGCATATTAATTGGGAAAATGAGTTGGGATATGGTGCTTCTGTAACTGTTACAAATGGAATATACTATATAGGCGGTTCTTCTAATCCTGAAGCTGATGATGATATATTATTTATTACATTAAAAGATAATAAATTAAATGTTGAAAAAATAGGCGACTTACCTTTCACATTACAAAATGGTGTAGCTGTTTATAAAGATAATAAATTATATGTTATCACTGGTAAACAAGCAGGTAAAGGAAGCAACAAAGTTTGTGAGTATGATTTGACTACTAAAGAAGCTAAAGAATTAGCTCCTGTACCTGGTGAGGCAAGCAGAACTCAGGCTGTTGCTCAGTTATTAAACGGAAACATATATGTATTCAGCGGCGGTGATGCTACTGCTTATACTGATGGTTATAAATATGATTTCGCTAATGATACTTGGGAAAAAGTTGCTGATGTAGCTTTGAATGGTGAAGGAATATCTTTGCTTGGTGCTGTATCTGTTAAACTTAATGAAACAGAAATGCTTGCTATAGGCGGATTTAACAAAGCTGTTTATGATGATGCTGTTTATAATTTAGGAAATCTTAAAGATGCGGCATTAGCTGATTTCAGAGCAAAATATTTTGGTGCTGATCCTTATGAATTTAATTGGAACAGTAACATATTAATTTATAATTGTGAATCTAATACTTGGAAAACAATAGGGGAAGTTCCTTTTGATGCTCCTTGCGGAGAAGGTTTAATATTGATAGGAAACAAAATATATTCTATCAATGGTGAAATCAAACCTGGTATTAGAACTGATAAAATGTATGTTGGTACAATTATGGCTAAATAAAGACACTATCTATTATTAAAAGTTTTCCATAAATAAGGGCTTACTTAATAAAAAGTAAGCTCTTATTTTTTATTATTAATAATCAAAATTTATATTTTAAATCTCGCCCTTTATGCTTTTTATGTTATATGCATATAAAGTTTTTCTATATTTTTTGCTTAATTCATAAAAGCATGCCCGCCCAATTTTTATTATATTTTTTATTTTATTTAACGCACGCTGAACTTCGCTATGAATATAATTAAATTTGAATTATTAATTTATCTTTATTTTTTATTTCTTTTAACGTGCGTTGAGTAGATATCAATTCTAATCAAAACTAGGGTGGGGATAAAAATAACAGATGAAGTTTAAAATAAATATTAGATAAAAACGACATAGTTGATAGAAAACCTAAAGGGTGGGATTATAAGAATAGCCCAATAATTTAATTATGATTCAAAATTATTCCATATCTTTAATAGTTACAACTAATCCAGCAGCTTCAAGTAATGATATAATATATAATTTATCTTTATCTTCTATATC is a genomic window containing:
- a CDS encoding cyclically-permuted mutarotase family protein; protein product: MKKIGLILLFIFTIFALSCSTNTASSSSNANVLDSKVDKKIVWEMGGHLPAQTGMEKNIGTAGVLYGSLGGKYIVVGGGANFPEESVLNGGAKKTYSDIYMLEDKNGVLEVVEHINWENELGYGASVTVTNGIYYIGGSSNPEADDDILFITLKDNKLNVEKIGDLPFTLQNGVAVYKDNKLYVITGKQAGKGSNKVCEYDLTTKEAKELAPVPGEASRTQAVAQLLNGNIYVFSGGDATAYTDGYKYDFANDTWEKVADVALNGEGISLLGAVSVKLNETEMLAIGGFNKAVYDDAVYNLGNLKDAALADFRAKYFGADPYEFNWNSNILIYNCESNTWKTIGEVPFDAPCGEGLILIGNKIYSINGEIKPGIRTDKMYVGTIMAK